The region CTTGGTGAACAATTCAATCTGGGCGAGAACCTGGTTGGCAAAACTGCTCGACATAACAAATGAGGGGTGACCAGTTCCGCAGCCGAGGTTCACGAGCCTGCCCTTAGCCAACAAGATGATGCGGCGACCATCCGGGAAGATGATGTGATCGACTTGCGGCTTGATCTCTTCCCATTTGTACTGGGAGAGCGAGGCAACATCTATTTCACTGTCGAAGTGACCGATGTTGCAGACGATGGCATTGTTCTTCATTTTGAACATGTGATCATGCTTGATGACACCAAAGTTGCCGGTGCAGGTAACAAAGATGTCGGCCTTGTCTGCAGCGTAGTCCATGGTGACAACTTTGTAGCCTTCCATGGCGGCTTGCAATGCGCAAATCGGATCGATTTCGGTAACCCAAACATTGGCGCTCAAAGCACGAAGAGCCTGGGCACTGCCTTTGCCTACATCACCATAACCGCAAACGACGGCGATTTTGCCGGCGATCATAACGTCGGTGGCACGCTTGATACCATCGACGAGGCTTTCGCGGCAACCGTACAAGTTGTCGAACTTCGACTTGGTGACGGAATCATTGACATTGAAGCAGGGGAACGGCAGATCGCCTTTCTTCTGCATCTCGTACAAGCGGTGCACGCCTGTTGTGGTTTCTTCGCTCACGCCTTTGATATTGGCGCGAATGCGGCTGTAAAAGGTTGGATCGGTAGCCAATTTCTTCTTGATCGAAGCATAGAGAACTTCCTCTTCTTCGCTCGTGGGCTTGGCCAAAACCGATTGATCTTTTTCAGCTTTGCTGCCGAGAAGAACCAGCAACGTGGCATCGCCACCGTCATCGAGAATCATGTTGGGCGTTCCACCGTCATGCCATTCCATGATGCGGTGCGTGAATTCCCAGTAGTCTTCGAGCGATTCGCCCTTAACTGCAAAAACCGGGGTGCCGCTGTCAGCAATCGCAGCCGCGGCGTGATCTTGTGTCGAAAAGATATTGCAGCTGGCCCAACGCACTTCGGCGCCGAGTTCAACCAGGGTTTGGATGAGCACTGCGGTCTGAATGGTCATGTGCAAAGAACCAGCGATGCGAGCGCCTTTGAGCGGACGGCTGCCGGCATGTTCTTTGCGGATAGACATCAAACCGGGCATCTCTGTCTCAGCGATGGCGATTTCCCGGTGTCCCCATGGCGCCAATTTGATATCGGCGACTGCATAGTCCACTTTAGGTGGATTCTTCACTGTCATTCGTACCTCCTTAGCTCAAACGCAAAATGCGCCCGTGAGCCGAATCCTCACGAGCGCCGTTAACTTGGGATATCTCCCCGCACCGAGCCTGGTCTCAAAGATCGCAGCGCTCCTCAGTGCTGGCAACATTATCTCATGACTAACCAGCCTGGCCAAAACCGGTACAGAAACACTAATAATTTGCTGAAACGCGCACCGGTCGCAATTGCTGAGACACAACAGCAAAGGTTCAAAACAGAGACGATCTTATCTATCCGAGCGGAAAAGCCAGCGGCAAGGGGCAGAAGCATAAGGGACTCCTCTCTCTGCCGAATCATATATAGGAAGCACTTCACCGATTGACTCTGCGCCGGTTGCCAACAGGAATAATTAAGAATTGTGATCTAGTTTCCAGCGCGGATAATTCCTTTGATTTCAAGGGAACATTAGTAGCAGAGAGAGCGACGGTATTGATATGGAAACCCTAAGTCACAAGAAGATTGCTGTTTTAAGTGCCGCTTTGATGGCCAGCATCACGCTTCTGCCGGCTCAATCAAATGTTCTTCACGGCTACCTCGAGCACAAAGCCGAGCAAACTGCACCAGCCGCGACACCAAATCAGGCATCCAGCCCTGCACCAAATCCGGCACCATCTACTGACTCTATATCTGGTGCAGTCGAAGCACTTATACCGGAAAGCTATCCACCCGGTTATCAAGGGTCATGGCATTGCGTCACCACGGTCGTCGACTCCGGAGTGCCAGCCATTCCAACCGGTCAGGTCATGCTCAGCGACGTCACCTTCGCCCGACAGGCTGACGGTCGAATCACAGCCGCGTGGACTCAGCCAGGTTGGACAGAGAGCACGTCGTCGGTGACGGCTTTCAGCAGCACTGAAGCACGGGTAGACAGGACCAACTATTTTGTCTCCAAGGATCTGGACCAGTCCTGGGCTGCACGTTCACGAGATCAGTTCACCCAGAACAGCAGACAATCCATAACGGCCAAAAGCTACGTCGATCAATATATTGATGGGCAATTCGTCGGCCGCTATCGAACCACTTCACTGCTGCAAAAATCACCTGGATCAGATATCGCTTTCGCTCAGTAGGTCCAAGAGACACAGGCAAGATACGGATAGTCGGCTGAGCCTAAATCCGTTCCCCGGTCAGGTAAGGCTTTAGCTAAGGCTGCTATCTGGCGTTAGTTATGTGGTGCCCCAGACCGTGGTGGCTATATGGTGCCCCAGACCGTGGTGGCTATATGGTGCCAAAACCCTGGTGGCTATATGGTGCCAGACCCTGGTGGCTATATGGTGCCAGACCCCGGTGGCTATATGGTGCCAGACCCTGGTGGCTATATGGTGCCAGAACCGTGGTGGCGATATGGTGCCAGACCCCGGTAGCTATATGGTGCCAGATCCGGGTAGCTATATGAAGCCGCAGGTTCCGGCTTAAAGCATTACTGACGGCATCGCGACAGTGCCCACCAAATATATGCCGAACTTTTGAACCGGCAGAATACCTATATATGATGGTGGCAATGTGGTGGCTATATATAGATGGTGGCATTATAGTGGCAGCCGTCAGCAGATATGATCAACACCAGATGTGGTGCCAAGAGATCTATAGCCGAGAAACGACACCATATATAGCGGGCACCGATGGACAGATACGCCATCGGCAAAACAGCCACCGGCGGGGCTAATCGCCACCTGCCGGCATAGCATCTGCGAACCGAAGCAATCCTCAATCAATCATTCATGCAAAACAAACATCCCAGCAGCAAGAGCCACTGGGATGTCGGAATTAGTTTGTGCCGAAAAGGCAGTTTTATTTCTTTCCGGAAACCGGTTGTTTAGCCTCGGTTCTCTTCTGAGCAAATGACTCTGCACCGCGGTAAACCGCACTGCGTCCAAGGTCACGCTCGATGCGAAGCAGCTGATTATACTTGGCTGTGCGTTCGGCACGGCATGGTGCCCCAGTTTTGATCTGTCCGCAGTTGGTAGCAACGGCAAGATCGGCAATGGTGGCGTCCTCGGTTTCACCGGAGCGATGACTCAACATACTTGAATACCCGTTTTCTTTAGCCAGGTTGATAGCTTCAAGCGTTTCGGTCAATGTTCCGATCTGGTTCGGCTTGATCAAAATGGCGTTGGCAACACCACTATCGATACCACGTTGTAATCGAGTCGTATTAGTGACGAATAGATCATCGCCCACCAATTGCACCCGTGAACCTATCGTATCGGTGAGCAGCTTCCAGCCGTCCCAGTCGTCTTCTGCAAGCCCATCCTCTATGCTGATGATTGGGTATTTATCAGTCAATTTCTCATAGTACTTGACCATATCCTTGCTAGATAGAACCAAGTTTTCAGTGGCCAGTTTGTACTTGCCGTCCTCGTAAAATTCGGTCGAGGCAGGGTCGAGAGCCAGCGCTATCTGGCTTCCGGGCTTGAAGCCGGCCTTGTCAATTGCCACCATAATCAACTCCAGCGCTTCCTCATTTGTCTTCAGTGACGGAGCAAAACCACCTTCGTCACCAACCCCGGTGCTCAAACCTTTCTTATGCAGCACTGCCTTTAGTGCATGATAGACTTCCGCTCCCCAGCGCAAAGCATCAGCAAATGTGGGTGCACCTACAGGAGCAATCATAAATTCCTGGAAGTCAACACCGTCAGCAGCGTGCTTGCCACCGTTGAGGATATTCATCATAGGCACCGGCAATACGCAGGCTGATACTCCGCCTACATAGCGGAATAGTGGCATTCCCAGGTAGTTAGCTGCAGCTTTGGCAACTGCCAGACTGACACCAAGGGTGGCATTAGCTCCAAGATGAGCTTTATTTTCAGTACCATCGATTCTTTGCAATTCGCTGTCGATAAGCGACTGTTCAACGGCATTTAAACCAATCAGACCTTTTGCAATCACCTCATGGATATGATTGACTGCCACCAAAACACCTTTGCCACCATAGCGATTTGGATCATTGTCGCGCAACTCAACGGCCTCAAAACTACCCGTCGATGCACCAGACGGAACCGCGGCTCGACCCGCAGCCCCATTGGCTAAAACGACCGTCACTTCGACTGTCGGATTGCCTCGCGAATCCAGTATTTCCATCGCCGATATTTCTTCAATATGAGTCATCGCATCAAAATCTCCTATCGTGTTGAGCAATTATTTTCACCAGAAAAATCATTTCTGATGGTGCAACATTTAGTTGTTCAAGTATAATCCTTTTCACTGGGGTTCTTAATTTCCGGTTGGCGCAGGGAATATCCAGTAACTTGGTGTGGTATCAGTGACATTTCATTCAAAACCTAGAAGTGGTGGTCCAGCATGGGCAAATTCCATGGCGGAGGTTTCCAGGCTATCCAGGAATACTTCCAGCAGAAGAGTTGCCGATTTTGCGATAATCCGTTTTCTTCCGAAGGCATTCAACTGCTTAGAGAAGAGCCCGGTGTTCTTGTGGTGCGTGTAACTTGCAGTTCTTGCGGACATCCGCTGGGTGTGGCAATAGTGGGAACTAACAATCGCGGTCAAAAAGAAAGACCCAATTGTCCTGCTGATTGGACTAAGAAAGACATCGAACGTCTTTCCAAAAATCCTGCTATTACCTACGATGACGTTTTGAACGCACATGAGTTCTTTACCAAATTGGGCTCCGATTGGGCCCAGCACATCCCCCGGCTGCGCAGAGCTGCACAAAGTCAATAAGTCTAGCAGGCCAAGCCGCCCAGACTGAAAATCTGCCAAAATAAAGGCATGCAGCGTAACGAAGTATGCCTTGTCACCAGACAAGCCAAAGAGAATCCTCTCTTTGGCGTCTCTTGGTATTTTCCCAACACATACGCCGTGGGCATGTCAGGGCTTGGCTATCAGCTAGTCTGGTCACTCATAGACAAGGACCCAGAAGTCGTTGTCAATCGGGGATTTTCCGACATGGAGGAGTCTGGAGCCGCCTCGAATGAACTCTTTGGCTTCACTGTATCGTGGGAACTTGACTTCATCAACATACTTGCCATCCTCGAAAAACATGGAATCGCCTATTGTTCGACAGACCGCAGCGATGATTCACCTCTTGTCTTCGGTGGCGGCCCGGTACTGAGTGCCAATCCCGAGCCATTTGCTGATTTTTTCGACGTCGTATTGCTGGGCGACGCTGAAGCTATCGTTCCGAACTTCATCAACGCCTGGAAAACCGCCAGAGAGCTTCCAGGCAGGCAAGCCAAACTGCAACAACTTGCCACCATACCTGGGGTCTATGTTCCATCACTCTACAGTCATACATATTCGTCGAACGACGGGCCCATTGAAAGCATACAAACACTATCGGTGGTGCCGACGAAAATCACCAAGCAACTATATGTGCCACCACCAGACTACATGGCACATACCCAAATCCTCAGCCCAGACACGGCGTGGGGAGACACTTTCCTCGCAGAAATCGTGCGCTCGTGTCCTCAAGAATGCAGGTTTTGCCTGGCTAGCTTTTTAACAAGACCGTTTCGTCCTATAAATGTCGATACGATAATGAACAAGATCGATATAGGACTGCAGCATACAAACAAAATTGGTCTGCTCGGCCCGAGTGTCACTGAACATCCGCATTTCGACGAGTTAGCAGCCAGACTTTCTCAGCGTGACAACATTCAAATATCAGTCGCTTCAATACGCGCTGATACCATCAGCGATACTGTCTTGCAAATGCTGCGGAAGCTCAATCAGAAATCCGTGACAATCGCAATTGAATCCGGCTCGGAACGATTGCGAGCGATCATGAAAAAGAATCTGAGCGAAGAGGAAATTTGCCACGCGGTAGACCTGATTGAAGCCAGCGGTCTGGAAAGCGTCAAATTTTACGGCATTGTTGGTCTGCCGCACGAGACGCAAGACGACTTGAACGAAACAGTCAGGTTGATGCAGTCCCTCAAAAAGAAACATCGCCGGCTCCGCTTCGTATTTGGTGTCAGCTCTTTCGTGCCTAAAGCGCAGACTCCCTATCAATGGAACGGTCGCAGCAAAGATTGCAAAGCTCGCCTCGAGTACATTCGCAAGCATCTGGCTAAAGTGGGAATCGAAGTGCGCCCGGAGAGCCATAACTGGAGCGATATCCAGGCCGTCATCTCTCGCGGTGACAGGCGATTGACCGAGCCCTTGATTGAGGTTGCCAAAGAAGGTGGCAGCCTGGGAGCATGGAAAAAAATCTTTCGGCAGCAAAAAGAATTTCCGATGCTTGACTTTTATGCCTTCAGACAAATTCCAGAAACAGAAATTTTGCCCTGGGAGCATCTGACGGAAAACACCAGAACGGAATACCTGCAAAAACATCAAGTCGCAGCAGCCCAACTTGCTCTAACGCTAAATCCATAAACCTCGCCTGGTTCTGGCTAGGCCTGCGCGCAATTAGACAAAATCAAAAACAAGCGAATTAAAAAGCACTGCCTGCGTTGAAAAGCCTATAAACTAGGGACAAGATCCACCGTTAAGTTTGCACGGAGATCCTCTACAGGAGTTGTTTATGGACAAGTCTGACCAAACCATCGACGTTGTAAAGCCAATTCGCGACGACCTGATGTCGGGTGCCGCTGAGCTAGCTTTGCGGGCAATCACGATTTTCCAGGCAGAATTAACCGGACCGGCGGCAGACTCGCCAGCCAGGCTCAAGCAGCGCTTGACCGACACGGCTCGAGCTCTGATTGACGCTCAGCCCGCTATGGCGCCAGTGTTCCACCTGTGCAATACGGTTCTTCAGGCAGTCAAACAATCCGATTCAGTTGATGCAATCAGACAAGACTGTCAGGTCGCCCTCGACAAGTTCGAAAAGACCCTCTGTGACAGCGCTGCGGTCATTGCCGAAGAGGTTTTCGACCTGATTCCTCCCGGCGAACTCATCTTTGCCTACTCGTTCAGCTCGACAGTTGTCAGCGCTCTTTTGCATGCCCGCGCCAAGGGACGCTACTTCCGCGTCGCCTGCACCGAGGCTCGACCGAGCATGGAAGGCAGAAAGTTTGCCTCAGTTCTGGCATCAGGCGGTATCGAGGTGATCCACACCTTTGACAACGCTATGGGCCTGGTCCTCCCCAACTGCAGCACCGCCTTCATGGGCTGTGATTGTGTAGGTAGCCCGGGAGTCGTCAACAAAGTCGGCTCATGGGTTCTGGCAGTGGCCTGCCGAGAACTGGGTATTCCTCTTTACGCACTCTCCGGCACGGAAAAAATCGTCAATGACGATCGCCTCTTCGAGTTCGAGAAGCACGAGCGACCATCTGACGAAGTCTGGGACTTTACAACCAAAGGAATTCGCGTCCTCAACCATCAGTTCGACCTGGTTCCATTTAATCTTTTAAGCGGGCTGGTCACTGAGCGCGGTATCCTTAAAGAGCCAGACATCGAGCAATATGTATCAAAGCTCGAGGTTCACGAGGCGCTGAGACTACAACCGGCAACCTTCTAAAAAATCTCGGATTGACGAAAGTTTGACTCAAGTCACCAAAATCCTAGCCGCAACAACGATTTCACTCACGTTGACGCTGCTGCAAAGCAGTACGGCCGAAGCGCGGTTAGGCGAGCCATTTGCTACCTTCAAAGTTAAAGCTGCAAAAGGATTTAAGTTCAAAAGCGAATCAAAAAGAGACAACCGCACCTACTACATGTATTCCATGTCGCTGGACGCCCCTACAATGCAAGCTGCGCCTGGTTTTGCGGGCGGACTGACCGTAACGGTTGTGAACGGGCATGTCACCGGACAATCAATGGTCATGCGCTTCGGCGACAACTACGAAGCAGGCAAAGCGCTGGCAGTGGCTCACGCTCTCGAT is a window of Candidatus Melainabacteria bacterium DNA encoding:
- a CDS encoding adenosylhomocysteinase, whose product is MTVKNPPKVDYAVADIKLAPWGHREIAIAETEMPGLMSIRKEHAGSRPLKGARIAGSLHMTIQTAVLIQTLVELGAEVRWASCNIFSTQDHAAAAIADSGTPVFAVKGESLEDYWEFTHRIMEWHDGGTPNMILDDGGDATLLVLLGSKAEKDQSVLAKPTSEEEEVLYASIKKKLATDPTFYSRIRANIKGVSEETTTGVHRLYEMQKKGDLPFPCFNVNDSVTKSKFDNLYGCRESLVDGIKRATDVMIAGKIAVVCGYGDVGKGSAQALRALSANVWVTEIDPICALQAAMEGYKVVTMDYAADKADIFVTCTGNFGVIKHDHMFKMKNNAIVCNIGHFDSEIDVASLSQYKWEEIKPQVDHIIFPDGRRIILLAKGRLVNLGCGTGHPSFVMSSSFANQVLAQIELFTKQGEYAPGVYVLPKHLDERVARLQLAKLDAELTKLSDDQAKYIGVPVEGPYKPEHYRY
- a CDS encoding phosphopyruvate hydratase; the encoded protein is MTHIEEISAMEILDSRGNPTVEVTVVLANGAAGRAAVPSGASTGSFEAVELRDNDPNRYGGKGVLVAVNHIHEVIAKGLIGLNAVEQSLIDSELQRIDGTENKAHLGANATLGVSLAVAKAAANYLGMPLFRYVGGVSACVLPVPMMNILNGGKHAADGVDFQEFMIAPVGAPTFADALRWGAEVYHALKAVLHKKGLSTGVGDEGGFAPSLKTNEEALELIMVAIDKAGFKPGSQIALALDPASTEFYEDGKYKLATENLVLSSKDMVKYYEKLTDKYPIISIEDGLAEDDWDGWKLLTDTIGSRVQLVGDDLFVTNTTRLQRGIDSGVANAILIKPNQIGTLTETLEAINLAKENGYSSMLSHRSGETEDATIADLAVATNCGQIKTGAPCRAERTAKYNQLLRIERDLGRSAVYRGAESFAQKRTEAKQPVSGKK
- a CDS encoding radical SAM protein, whose translation is MQRNEVCLVTRQAKENPLFGVSWYFPNTYAVGMSGLGYQLVWSLIDKDPEVVVNRGFSDMEESGAASNELFGFTVSWELDFINILAILEKHGIAYCSTDRSDDSPLVFGGGPVLSANPEPFADFFDVVLLGDAEAIVPNFINAWKTARELPGRQAKLQQLATIPGVYVPSLYSHTYSSNDGPIESIQTLSVVPTKITKQLYVPPPDYMAHTQILSPDTAWGDTFLAEIVRSCPQECRFCLASFLTRPFRPINVDTIMNKIDIGLQHTNKIGLLGPSVTEHPHFDELAARLSQRDNIQISVASIRADTISDTVLQMLRKLNQKSVTIAIESGSERLRAIMKKNLSEEEICHAVDLIEASGLESVKFYGIVGLPHETQDDLNETVRLMQSLKKKHRRLRFVFGVSSFVPKAQTPYQWNGRSKDCKARLEYIRKHLAKVGIEVRPESHNWSDIQAVISRGDRRLTEPLIEVAKEGGSLGAWKKIFRQQKEFPMLDFYAFRQIPETEILPWEHLTENTRTEYLQKHQVAAAQLALTLNP